ATAATTATTCGAGAGAATTTACACATCCGTGTATGTgcaattaaatctatttgcaCGGACACTTGTTATTAACTatgcaatgaaaattaaaatgtttttttcgtttatagaTGAAGAGAAgaagtttttaattacttgattgaattaattatttgatattttacacGGTATATATCCCATCAATTTCCATCTTTTCAaggattgataaaaatttcaaaagataaattatgcgagatttcaattgaataaatgttattgaattgaatttgaatgttAATTCTCTAGCTGCAAGaattctgaaaaagaaaagattaaaaaaacaatattcttGAAGGATAGAATCGATTCGAGTAGTGGATTTTCttggaataattatgaatgctaaaatatattcctttcaAAATGCAAAGTTTTGcccaaatttttgtttaaatctttCAACAGACGCAATTGAAAAGAGAGGCATTAAACCGATTCAGGAGATCTTAGATCGTACTGGAGGATGGCCTGTAGCCATGCCATTCAACAAATGGGATCCTGATAAAACACCTTGGCAGAGAATCGACAAGGAATACATGATATTAATCGGAAACAGCGCTTTCTACAATCTCGAATATGAAATCGATTTGAACAATACGAAACGCTACGTGTTGACAGTAAGATATTAAATGCGACGATGAAATGTACAATAAggataatgttaaaatatttccacgaaTTATTTATCTGAGAAAAGTTTTGTATTGCAGATAGATCAAGCCACCGAATATCCTCTGTCGAGAAAAAGACTGTTCGTGAACATGTTCGAAATGTTTTTATACGATGACGATCAATACACGTTAGGTATATTTCGCATGATTCAAGCTTTCGCAAGGGAAAAAGGATACGTTCTGAATCGACGGCATTTAATCATCGATGTAGTGGAAATGTTATATTTCGAGCTTGAATTGTTGGAGGTGATCAACTTTTTGGATTAATAAGGAATAATTCGAGTCATtgcaataaactttttttttttatcacagaTTATCGAAAATGGGAAGGAAAGTCACACGGTTAGtgataatttcgaaagaatgaCGATCGAACAATTGCAGAAATGGTATGATAATTCTGGCGTTAATACATCTACAGcaaaggtaaaaaaaagaaataattattattatcctaataattattctaaacgAATAAATCTGAAGTCTTCGCCTTGAAACGATTTCTGCACTATTTAATTCCAAGATCAAATCTCATTTCAACGTTTCCAATGCCAAACTGACACACTTTCTTATTTTCGCGACGCGAATATTATTCCTCCTTACAGCCAATACCTATTCTTTAATTCTGATTGCTTTGATTCACAAGTATCGATCGTCGCTATGCATCAATCATCGATAGACAATTCAAATAACGAGCAATCGTGACACTCGATACAGGCTAAAGTGTTTTACAAGTAATATTTGCAGATAGACTTCTTGGAAATGATACAATACTCTTTTAAAGTGGCTAATATCGACATAAATTCATCCGAACCTATTATAGTGTACAATCCAATATTTCTTCACAAGCTGGCCACTTTACTTGGAAAGACATCTCGACGTGTGCtgggtaattaaaaaaatcgtgtACGATAATTTATGTTTGCATTTCCATAATCGCAcagttgattaaaaattgatcaatttcgAGATTTTCTTTCACTACGTTCATTGTTTATTGTTTCCCTCGTTTCTAGTGAACTACGTCCAATGGAACATGATCGACAAATTTTTGTTGTACACTACGCAGGAGATGAGGGATATAAAGTTCGAGATGTCATTGTCGTCGTATAATGTGTCCAATTTTATTCcacggtattttttttttttttttttttatatcttcatgATATTGTATCgtgtagaaaaataattttcgttgcaagagatcaaatttttgttattattctgTGCCTTTAGATTATGAACATTTAAAAACgtgaatagatataataatgattttgattttttccatTAACTTTTAGATGGGAAATTTGTgcgaataatattagaatgaaGAATGCGGTTTCTTACATGTTCGTTAAAGAATACATCTCGGATAACGTTATTCACCAGGTAATATTTGTTTGAggtttttaagaaagaaaaaaaatttctatcttatATATCATCAATTTAAGGCGACGAAAATGGTTGAAggaatgaaagaagaattagGACACCGCATAAATCGAACACATTGGCTATCAAGTTCCATAAAAGAGAAGCTGATGGAAAAGTTGGATAATCTACAAACGCAGATTGGATATCCAGATTGGTATAAGGACAATGCTGCTGTTATTCGATATTACGATGGAGTATTCATCTTAacgcaattataatataatcagaaATGCACggtatatgtttatataaacctgattttatcaattatttgcaGCTTCAAATAGGATcggattattttcaaaatattttaaattgcgaAAAGAACGAATTGTTAAAAAGTCTGACAGAATTCAGGGAGACTGTTATAAGAGACAAGTGAGTTtttctcaaagaaaaaaatactaatcgattaaatattcaacggttaaaatatttaatttacatttgattttattatattcttcagATGGTTAGATTTTCCTATAACGGTTAATGCGTTTTAtgctcaaataattaattcgataagtgagtattaaaaaaagataaaatttgtatatttctttatattatgttattaaaaacttaatttttattcaaaaattaaaattcttcttattaaAGTTTATCATGATTTCAGTCATACCAGCAGCTGAATTGCAAGATCCTTATTTTACGCATATTTTACCAGAGTaagcttctttatttttatctcaattcATCATTTCGCCTcttataattagattaatatataaatttattaacaatacaaATTACCAGCGCTATTAATTATGGAACGATCGGATTTGTAATTGGACATGAATTATCTCACAGTTTCGATAACGAAggtaattctataaaattttaaacttttgttcgatagataaatttataaaattcctaTAAGCAGAGATTTGTCTATGTTTTATTCAGGAATACGATTTGATAAAGAGGGTTACAAAATCCCATGGAATTCCAAAAACATATCAGAAGAATTCGAGGAACAATCGATGTGTTTTGTCGATCagtataacaattatatacttGATGTCACAGACGAAAATGGGGAACCCTTTAAGGTGAGGGTCTTTCCTTGACACTTGATGCAAAGTTTCGCATAGTTTCGacgattttttaatcgattaaaacgaTATTGATTATCTCTTCGCTTGAGAATTACTttgttgatattatataaccaAGTTGACAAGAATTTGGAAGATTCcagttgattttttataacagaaaatagttatctaaaaaatacacatgcatcaaatattcaaatttaataaaaaaaagtactaaTAAGTACTATTTACATTCAGCTGAATGGATATCTAACCGAAGATGAAAATATGGCTGATTCAATTGGTATACAAATTGCTTATTCAACGTACAAGAAAATAGCGAAACAAAAACCACAAACCAAGTTACCaggtttagaaaatattaccaACGAcgaacttttctttttatcctttgCGAATGTaagttatttgattaaatgttggaataatttcgaaatatctacaatatagaagatttccttttttttttaatatttcgaatatttcaacaGTCAAATTTCAATCTAAAAATCGGctagaaataattgtttatcgtCTCTCCATTATCGAGTGTTAATTATGTctcaacaaatataaaatttaaatgtttctcgACTTAATTAACACAATTCCATTTTAGTCTTGGTGCTCTTCGACGAGGCCGGAATACGAGGCAGATATGGTGAACAAAGACGAGCATAGTCCTGCAAAGTATCGAATTATAGGTTCCCTTTCCAATATGGCCGCGTTTTCCAAAACTTTTAAATGTTCGCGAAACAGTCCAATGAATCGACGACACAAGTGTACGTTCTGGAATTAGTAAaactatatacaaaattaattaaattatgaacgaaattatcgataaaaaaattaatatgataagttttatctttttttatagttttttaaacgataaaatgaaCGTAGTAGTACTTAAA
The DNA window shown above is from Apis cerana isolate GH-2021 linkage group LG4, AcerK_1.0, whole genome shotgun sequence and carries:
- the LOC107995673 gene encoding membrane metallo-endopeptidase-like 1 isoform X1, which encodes MLSLYCLFVEKLFMNDFSFFFFLFFFSLSLVFLYRCHLSIVSAIPLYPSSQSFARIWRIVNTNDTEANLDHHDYRENQEQRICETKYCYQIAKKIEESRDATVDPCENFYQYACGSWNKHNPIPDNKVEWSEDEIKANKTNNRIREILSEGDKSTDILPVKMAKKFYRSCMDVDAIEKRGIKPIQEILDRTGGWPVAMPFNKWDPDKTPWQRIDKEYMILIGNSAFYNLEYEIDLNNTKRYVLTIDQATEYPLSRKRLFVNMFEMFLYDDDQYTLGIFRMIQAFAREKGYVLNRRHLIIDVVEMLYFELELLEIIENGKESHTVSDNFERMTIEQLQKWYDNSGVNTSTAKIDFLEMIQYSFKVANIDINSSEPIIVYNPIFLHKLATLLGKTSRRVLVNYVQWNMIDKFLLYTTQEMRDIKFEMSLSSYNVSNFIPRWEICANNIRMKNAVSYMFVKEYISDNVIHQATKMVEGMKEELGHRINRTHWLSSSIKEKLMEKLDNLQTQIGYPDWYKDNAAVIRYYDGLQIGSDYFQNILNCEKNELLKSLTEFRETVIRDKWLDFPITVNAFYAQIINSIIIPAAELQDPYFTHILPDAINYGTIGFVIGHELSHSFDNEGIRFDKEGYKIPWNSKNISEEFEEQSMCFVDQYNNYILDVTDENGEPFKLNGYLTEDENMADSIGIQIAYSTYKKIAKQKPQTKLPGLENITNDELFFLSFANSWCSSTRPEYEADMVNKDEHSPAKYRIIGSLSNMAAFSKTFKCSRNSPMNRRHKCTFWN
- the LOC107995673 gene encoding membrane metallo-endopeptidase-like 1 isoform X2, whose protein sequence is MQLSWIICHLSIVSAIPLYPSSQSFARIWRIVNTNDTEANLDHHDYRENQEQRICETKYCYQIAKKIEESRDATVDPCENFYQYACGSWNKHNPIPDNKVEWSEDEIKANKTNNRIREILSEGDKSTDILPVKMAKKFYRSCMDVDAIEKRGIKPIQEILDRTGGWPVAMPFNKWDPDKTPWQRIDKEYMILIGNSAFYNLEYEIDLNNTKRYVLTIDQATEYPLSRKRLFVNMFEMFLYDDDQYTLGIFRMIQAFAREKGYVLNRRHLIIDVVEMLYFELELLEIIENGKESHTVSDNFERMTIEQLQKWYDNSGVNTSTAKIDFLEMIQYSFKVANIDINSSEPIIVYNPIFLHKLATLLGKTSRRVLVNYVQWNMIDKFLLYTTQEMRDIKFEMSLSSYNVSNFIPRWEICANNIRMKNAVSYMFVKEYISDNVIHQATKMVEGMKEELGHRINRTHWLSSSIKEKLMEKLDNLQTQIGYPDWYKDNAAVIRYYDGLQIGSDYFQNILNCEKNELLKSLTEFRETVIRDKWLDFPITVNAFYAQIINSIIIPAAELQDPYFTHILPDAINYGTIGFVIGHELSHSFDNEGIRFDKEGYKIPWNSKNISEEFEEQSMCFVDQYNNYILDVTDENGEPFKLNGYLTEDENMADSIGIQIAYSTYKKIAKQKPQTKLPGLENITNDELFFLSFANSWCSSTRPEYEADMVNKDEHSPAKYRIIGSLSNMAAFSKTFKCSRNSPMNRRHKCTFWN